The genomic interval AACTCGTGAAGTTCGCGTCCGGCGCGGGCATCCTGCGCAGCTGGGCGCTGGCCTTGGTGCCGTGGGCGCTGGTGACGGTGCTGCTGCGCACCTTCTACGCCCGGGAACGGACCCGGGAGGCCGTGACGATCAGCGCGGTCGGCTTCGTGCTGGAAGTTGGCCTGTACCGCCTGCTGGTGCCGCCGCTGGGACTGATCGGCTTCGGTCTGAGCACCACGGTCAGTGGCCTGCTGATGACGGCCGCCCTGATCCTCCTGTACCGCCGGGCGGTGGGCTTCCCGGCGCGGGAGGTGGCCGGGCACCTGCTGCGCGTCGTGCCGCTCGCGGCGCTGTCGGGCGGCGTGGCGTGGGTGACCGCGCGTCTGCTTCCGGTTCAGCCGGGCTTTCTCCTCACCAGTCTGCCGGTGCTGGCCGTGGCGGGCGGCGCGGGCCTTGCGGCGTACCTGGGGGGTGCGCTGGCCCTGCGGATGCCGGAGGTGGCAGGAGTGACCCGGCGGCTAAGACGCTGAAAGAGGTACGGCACAGGGAGAAGGAGGGCGCGGGATTGCCCCGCGCCCTCCTTCTCCCTGTGGTTCTGTCTACAGGCCGAGGCCCAGGAGGGCGTAGCCGAACAGGGCGAGCTTCTCGCGCAGCAGGTACGTGCGGCTCACGTGGGGGCTCAGGGGGCTGGCGCTGACATTGGCATTCATGCCGAGCGCGCGCGCCAGGGCCAGGGCGCGGGGGGCGTGCGCCTCGTCGGTGACCAGGGTGACAGGGGTCCGGGGCGGCAGGGTCACGCGGGCATTCTGGAGGTTCTCGATGGTGGTGCGGCTGCGCGTTTCGGCGCTCAGGGCAGCGCGCGGCACGCCGTGTTCCTGAAGGTAGGTGGTGCCCACGCCGCCTTCAGTGTACGGATCCCCGGGGCGCCGCCCGCCCGTCACGACCACGTGCCTGACATGCCCGGCCCGGTACAACGCCAGGGCGTGATCGAGCCGGCGCCGGAAGGCAGGGCTGGGGTGCCCGGCGTACTGCGCGGCGCCCAGGACCACCACGGTGGGGTGGGGGGTGGGCACGCCCGGAACGCGGAGGCCAGGCGTCAGCAGGAAACCT from Deinococcus taeanensis carries:
- a CDS encoding YdcF family protein; the protein is MRSRGATLTLFPLAVTALLMAGFLLTPGLRVPGVPTPHPTVVVLGAAQYAGHPSPAFRRRLDHALALYRAGHVRHVVVTGGRRPGDPYTEGGVGTTYLQEHGVPRAALSAETRSRTTIENLQNARVTLPPRTPVTLVTDEAHAPRALALARALGMNANVSASPLSPHVSRTYLLREKLALFGYALLGLGL